In Rutidosis leptorrhynchoides isolate AG116_Rl617_1_P2 chromosome 6, CSIRO_AGI_Rlap_v1, whole genome shotgun sequence, the DNA window ATGTAGTAAATGTAGAAGATTTTCTAATGAAATGTATGTTTTAAATTAGTCTATTGTTCCATCATTGGTAAATGCTTAAAATTGCATTGAGTTGCAGATTTGTAATCAAAAGTAATGCAAGAAGTAAATATTACTAAACTGCATGCATcattggaaaacattaccatatCCAAAAGTTTACAACAAACACACTTAAATACATGGTACAAGTGCAATAAAAAATATGTAACCTAACAACATCCAGAATGTACAGCACTTATACACCAATTGTAAGTACAATTGTTTAAATCAACCAACTAAAGATAAAAGTTTTGTTGCTCCAGATTGTACGTTAGTTCATAATATTGACCAGGAATCAGGCCATTGATTGATCGGTACTCTGGAAAACCGTAAGTAATTGCCAGATTTGGTTTCTTTTTCCCTGTCTCCTGCTTCAAACGCCACTGGAATTCATCACCATCATGATTAAAGCAACTCACATAACACCCACTCCTCAGTCCTGGGAGTCCAATAAACTCCGTTGGAAGACGCtaactaatggtgtatcctattgtatacatgcataaaaggcataacggttgcataaaagtagcatcaggaaggctggaaacaacagttctgtgAAGTTTTCCATTCAGCGTTctacgctgtacaggctgctccgtcatgcgtaagccctgaaggccgcctagcgtgtaagccctggccggagagcgccaccttcagcataaatttcggatcacgaataacagaacgtatcatcatttgacacgtgtccccgagcaatttggtgaatctgacactataaatagaccccttgggtcgtcattttacagagttcggacattctgacaactttgagagcttagacttcacttctctttctctctctactttctctcactagaagtcatctggctagcattcttacgctctacggatgacagattgattaagccaccccacaagtttctacacttgtgaaccgggtctgcagggattatttcccgagggtaaaaatcaatcggcaacactccaccatcctaaagatagattacttctagtatcttgttgacacactaagccttacctcataaggaaataggtgttaacactaACGAAAAAGAAAATACATATTTAGCCAACGGTTTAACCAAATTGTTATTCTATAATGATGAAGCATAAAACGTTGATATGTAAAAAGATAAGACAAGTAGTGTACCACCATTTATCAGTTGATGAATGTTAAACTTTAAATAGATAAGAAGCGTACCAACAATTTACCAGACGGTATTTTGATAATCACAACATGATCAGGAtgttgatgttgttgaggcattggTTCATCTTCTAAGGTATCACTGTCTGAACTGTCATCAATGTAAATGATTTCAGGAATGGATTGGGAAGTTGATCCTCTTTCCCAGTTAGTAGAAACATCATCGTCCATCAGCTGAAAAGTCAATAAACAACCCTTTTCTACACCACGGTGGTCATAAAGCACCAGCTCAAGATTTTCCGAATCAGTTGCATAAAAGACCATACAATCACCAGACGCCACTTTAAGGTCTGTAAGCAACATAGACCATCCTTCCCACAAAACAACATCATCTTCAACTGAGATTACCACCACCCTTTTGTTGTACCATCTTTGAAAGTGAACAATCATTTGTTGTTTGGGTCCAGAGTTTCAGAAAGTAGTTGTTAACCATTCCTTTGGCAGTATCTACATCCAATCAAAAATAATGCTATTTTTGTTAAAGAAATATAAAACTAATTTGTTAAGATAATAATCATGTACACATACTAAATGTGTGTTACATATGCGAGAGCGAAAAATGAACATACCAATCCTGGTTCATTTGGATTGTTGACGAATTTCATGAATGAAGGGAAACGTCTGTATGGAGCATTTGCATACACTTTTTCCAGAATTCGAGTCAATACTTTGAAAGATGTGAATGGATCATAAAAATTCTTTTAAAACAGGTCAGGTGAGTAAATAGCCAACTCGTAGTTTCTTTTGTCGATTCCAGTCATTAGTAGGATATCACCTTCTCCAATATCAAGATCATTCATGATCTTCAACCAGCCATCGCCAAGTATCATACGGCTACGATCATTCATCGAAAATGTAACTTCAGATTTATATCCTAGCAGGGTGTGGATGATAACAGAATGTCTTGGAAACATGGTATCATAATGGTCAACATACCATTCATGTGGCAAAGCCTGTAACAAAACATAATAACCTGATATGTCTTACAATGGTTTTGCtgtataaaatttataattttaaggtTAAAACAGCAACGAAACAATACCAGTTCAAGCTTATCTGCTAATCGTATTATGTGGATGAACGATGGTGGACGATTGTAGGTAGCCATAAATGACAACTTCAGAGATTATTTCTGCttctgtaaaatcaacatatatgtacATATCAGTTATGtaggtaacaataataattatggttaaaTTAACACAACTAGATTTAGGTATAATAGTCTGATATTTAGGGCACTTCGTCTTTAACACAAAATATATTAGACTCTTTCCGCAGCATCTATTAACCACTTTTAAACCCTATTGTGTCCATTTTCTGAATAATCTAAGACAAAATGTGCATGTATATAACCTAATTTTCGATTATTGTTTCCTAATAACACAACTCgatttaagtataatagtatgatTTTATGGTCATTATGTCAATAGCAAGAATATTCGAgcaaagaacaattagataactaaAAAAACCATCAATAACTGTATTTGAGACGATCCTTCAGCCGTGAGGACAAAATCGATTTCGTTCATCAAATAATCGCCGTTCTATGATGATGAAGTAGGGTGTTTCCGGTGGTTTGATGATGAAGTGGGATGGTTTAGGGTATACGAAGAAGTTGGATGGTCTGGTGATCGCGGTTTGTTCCcggtattaatattgaaaaatgtgcatatatatatatatatatatatatatatatatatatatatatatatatatatatatatatatatatatatatatatatatatatatatatatatatatatatatatgtgtgtgtgtgtgtgtgtgtgtgtgtgtgtgtgtgtgtgtgttttagaaTTATTTGTATAGATTGGTATTATTAATTTAAAAGGTAataacataaagtaaatttttcatGGTAAAAAAATTAACAAAAGACATAAAAGACATGTTGCATAAGTCATTAAAAAATATACTCGTGTGTGTACAAAAAAAAGGTAATCAATCATAGGTTTTAACAATTTTTATGTGTCTGCAACCTCGTCTCCTTCCTGATGGTCTTCTCTAAAGTAGATTGTATTATTTCTAACAACAACTTCATTCATAGGTTGAACACCGACTGAAAATGGTGGTAACTCGTCAAATTGGTCGTACTCATCCTCATCAACAACGTTCTCGACACCAACAATCCGTCATTTTCCATACTGAACCACATGCCATCTAGGATCCTTTGGGTCTTCGATAAAGAATACTTGAGTAACTAGTTTTGCTAGAATGAATGGTTCTTCTTTATATCCATTGGTGGAAAGATTAACAGTTGTAAAACCATCTTCATCAACTTGAACATCACGGTCATTATCAACCCACTTACACTTGAACAAGGGTATAGTGTACGAATCACCATAATCTAATTCCCATATTTCTTGAATGACACCATAATAAGATTTTTTAGCGATCCTTGATCTTTCTTCACGATTGACCATGGTGAATTCCGTCGACGAGGCAATCACCGTGACACCGCTATTTTGCGTTTTACTCTTCTTATCTTGAGCTTTAGTGTAAAAGGTATACCCATTTATGTCATATCCTTGATATTGGAACACATGTTTAGGGGCGAATCCCAAAGCTTCGACCGTTTTATCAATATTTGGAAGTGTCCTCCTAACTTTGTCTTTCAACCATTCTGAAAAAGTTATTTTATGTTGATTTGCCAACCATTTTGCACTCTTTTTAGGGTTTTGTTGTCTCAAGAATGCCATGTGTTCTTGTATGAATAGATCAATAGATGTAGTGTGTTGTAAGACATTAAAATGAGCCTCTTGATAATCGGCAACATTTGAATAGCCCGTCTTTCACCCAAGTGTCCCTTGACCTGCTAGTCTTCCTTCATGACGACTTTGTGgaatcccgacacttttaaacccatCCATATAGTTTGTGCAGAATTCGATCACCTCTTCGGATGCATATCCTTCAACGATACTGCCTTCTGGTCGATTAAGGTTCCTTACATAACCTTTCAAGATACCCATATATCTTTTAAATGGATACATATACCGTAAGAAAACTGGACCACATGCCTTTATTTCTCCTACAATATGAGATACCAAATGAACCATGACATCAAAGAAAGAAGGTGGAAAGTACATCTCGAGTTCGCAAAGAGTAAGTATGATATCTCTTTGATATTCATCCAGCACATCAGGATCAATCACCTTTGAATGAATCATATTGAAAAATAAGCATAGTTTTGTTATTGTGTGTCGAATACGGTTGGGAAGAATTCCACGAATTGCGATAGGAATCATCTGGGTCATTAGTACATGACAATCATGTGACTTCATACCAAGTAACTTCAAATCTTTCATCGAAACCAACTTCCTAATGTTAGCAGAGTATCCTGATGGAACCTTAATACCATGTAAACATTGACAAAATTTAGTTTTCTCGACCTTCGACATAGTATAACAGGCCGGAGAAAGAAACTTGGTGGACCTTCCATCAATATCATTAGGTTGTAGCTCTGGTCTGATATTCATTAATTCCATGTCCCTTCTAACTTTAATTCCATCTTTTGTTTTTCCAGAAATGTTCAACAGTAACCCTATCAAACTTTCACACACATTTTTCTCAATATGCATAACATCAATACAATGTCGGACTCGTAAATGCTTCCAGTAGGGTAATTTCTAAAAAATAGACTTTTTCTTCCAAATACCTTTTGGAGGACCAAAACCTTTCTTTCCCAACACAACTTTTATATTAGcaactttggagagtgtagtttctCCATCCAACGGTGCTGGTAGTTTTCTATCCTCTATAGTACCATCAAATAAATCCGCCTTTTTACGATACGGGTGATTCTCAGCAAGCTCTCTCCGATGCCCCATAAATGCCGGTTTCTTACAATTTGTGAGCCATATCGAGTGAGTATTTTCCTCACAAATAGGACATGCCTTTTTCCCCTTCGTACTATATCCAGACAAATTACCATAAGCAGGAAAATCATTAATGGTGCAAAAAAGCATTGCCCGTAGTTGGAAGTATTCTTTCTTGTATGCATCATAAACATGTATGCCGGTACTCCATAATTCTATCATTTCATCAACTAATGGTTGCAAATAAACATCAATGTCGTTTCCAGGTTGCTTTGGGCCTTGAATCAAAAGAGACATCATTATGTATTTTCTTTTCATACATAGCCAAGGCGGTAGGTTATAAATGCATAGAAGAACAGGCCACGTGCTGTGACGGCTACTCAAATCTCCGAACGGATTAATTCCATTTGAACTGAGTCCGAACCTTATATTACGTATCTCATCCCCAAATTCTTCAAAATCTTTATCAAAATTTTTCCATTGAAGTGAATCGGCCACATGTCTCATTTTACCATCATTTTTACGATCTTCAGCATGCCAACGTAATAATTTTGCATCTTTCTCATTCGCAAATAATCTCTTTAATCTTGGAATGATAGGCAAGTACCACAATAATTTTGCAGGAGGTCCATTTTCCTACACATCACTATCAACATTATCAGTCGGTTTTCCACGTTTATACCTAGATGTACCACATACCTTACATTGATGAAGGTCTTTGTCTTCATTCCTATATAACATACAATCATTTGGACAAGCATGTATTCTCTGTATTTCCAATCCCATTGGGCACATTAATTTCTTTGCTTGGTATGTTGAAACCCACAACTCATTACCTTCTGGTAGCATTTTGTTCAACAACTCTAACAGGCTAGTGAAACTTGTGTCGCTCCAACCATTGTTTGATTTTAAATTAACCAGTTGTATCACGGccgaaagttttgaaaaattcatacAACCGGTATATAAAGGTTTTTCAGCGTCAACAAATAGTTGTTGTAATCTGTCATGATACTTATCAGCAACATTATCCTTCATATCCAAATCGTCAAACATGTCATCAAAATTAACATTATTGTCACTATTGTATGAATCGTCTTCATTATCGGTATCGTTATCCGAAACAGACGGGTTAAGGTCAGCTAATGACTCACCATGAAAAGACCAACATGTGTACCCTCTCATAAATCTGTATGCAATTAGATGACTTTTGATATCGGTTGAATCAGCATACCATCGTGCATTTTTGCATTTCTTACAAGGACAACTAATTGCGGTGTTTCCTTTTTCTAGTTGATCAGTCTCGGCAACTGTAATAAATTCATCTACACTATCCATAAACTCAGAGGTAGCACGACCTATCTCGTACATCCAAGTATTCCGATCCATCTGCAAGCAACATTGAAAaagttaatacattattaataattaaaaatgtaaaaagtTGGAAAAGGGACTAGAATCCACGACCTCCTCTCTACCAAGCAACATCCTAACCATCTAAGCAATTGTGTTAACCTGACTGATTTACATTTATTTTCAATAAAAATATCACGTATCGTCTACTGTTAAAaaaaccccaaatcaaaatcaattgaGTTTTTATCGATCATAATCCCATTACCTCATTATCATTTCTCTTTTGTTACCTCAATTGAGTTTTTATCTGTCCGTGTTCTAAAAAAAACCGCGAAGTAACCCAAATCACTTGAATCTGTAAACCATAATTGTTCGATACCCTATTCGATTTCTGTTCTATTATAGATTCGGTCTCAGCACGATTCTACTTTGCTACCATGCCTTACACGAAGCAACTTATCACAAGAGAAAAAGAGTGTATTTCAAATGTTAATTCCTAtcagtaattataattaataattaattttgtaTATTTGATAATCTAAATTTATTACTTTTTTTGGTTCAGAAAAAAACGTGAATATTATTGTCGCGCATTTAGTCTTTGAAATGGGTTTGGTTATGAGTTCGGTCAATTTCCTTGTTATTGCATTTTGTGTATGTGTGATATGTTTGCTGTGTTATTCATAACACAATAATAAGACTGCATGTGTTTGAAATGATATTAAGGTGTATAAGCCTGTGTATAAGCCTGTGTTTGTTGTACTATTATCTTAATTTGTATATGCAGGTGATTAGATGTGTATCTTTTCTATTGCATTTGATGTGTATCTTTTCTATTGCATTTTGTGTACAGAtgcaacaaaaaaataaaaaaagaagtgTAAATAAACTGAAAAAGAAGTCAGCGGTTGTTAAGTTGAAGATTGAATTTGACGAGTTTGGCCAATCTATTGGAAAAACCCAAGCTATTTTTTCGAGCAACATTGGCGTCTTAACTAGGAGCACTTATGATTTCCTTGTAAAGGATTGGAAGCATGTGTCTCCTGATCAAAAACAAACTTTATGGAACAAAATAAAGGTATTAAAATCTAAGATTTTGTttaattactttttatttatatatgttacaaCATTCAACACTTACATTAGATTACGTTATACAGGAACTTCATAATATTGATGACGATTTTGCACGAAAAACAACACTGCAAAAATGCAACACAGCGTTTACGAGATTCAAGCACAAGTTAAGAACGTATATGGATGAAAGCAAGCTTCCTTATGTGGAAGTAAAAGATTACGATTTCATAACTCCAGAAAAATGGGAAAATTTTGTGAACTCGAAGATACGCCTGCTAGACGAGTAAGTGCTATTCAACATGATTTATATCAGGTTTGGAGGTACATTGTGATATTGTAACGCTTTGAAAAAGGCATTTAATCGCATTAAAACTGTGTAGGAACTAAGAGAAAAAGGCAGGAAAAACGCTttacaaaaagaaaaagaaaagtatgCTCGAGTTGGTCGTTCGGGATATCGTGGGAAAAAAGCACAATGGGATACAGAAGCAAATGATCCTCATAAACGTACACCATACCACAATATCAAAGATCCTGCAGCGAGGTATTACGTGCTGGGCAGGATGAAGCCGGATGACAAAGGGAAGACGACAGTAGAAACATTTGCGCCGCTTATagagaaaattgtaatatatttatatttgaatttttagattaaccaacttataatttttctataatTGATTACTTGTGTTTTTTTTTCCAGGTTAGGATAGATAAAGAAGGCGGGAATGCCTTGTTAACTCATGTGGGGAAGGAACACGGTGGTCGAAAAAGGGGTATAAGTAGCACAATAGGATACAGCAAAATCACAAAGAAACAGAAATCAGACGATAAAGGAACGAGGGTAACTGATTTAACTGATGTTATGCttcttacaatatttaaatgctTACTTACTACATTTTATATTTCATGTTTGCTAATTAGAAGTCTCAGGAAAACCAAAAGCATGATGATGAAGAGAATGttgttgatgaagataatgatgatgaagaagagaatgatgatgaagaagaagatgtagatgatgaagagaaagaagatgatgaagaggatgttgatgagaattctgatcatgaagatgatgttgatgatgaagagaagtctgatgatgaagatgatggtgataatGGAGTGGAAGGTGCTAATGAGAAGTCTCAGGAAAAGGAAAAgcttgatgatgaagaggatgaagagaatgatgatgatgatgaagaagatgttgatgatgaagagaatgatgaagatgaaaaggaTGTTGATGAGAAGGCTGATAATGAAGATGAAGGTGATAATGAAGTGGAAGGTGCTGATGAATGGGCTCAGGAAAATGAAAAGAGTGATGATGGtgaggatgttgatgatgaagaaaatgatgaagaagatgttgatgatgaagaaaatgattgtgaagatgttgatgatgaaaaAGATGTTGATGAGAGGGCTGATGATGAAaaagatgttgatgatgaagagaatgatgaagatgaaaaagATGTTGATGAGAgggctgatgatgaagatgaagtggaATGTGCTGATGAATGGGAAGTTGATAATTTAGTGGAAGGTGCTGATGAAGAGGAAGGTGAAAATGAaaaggatgttgatgatgatgaggatgttGAACATCAGAAATTCACCAAAAACATAGTGAAACAATCGAAACACATAAAGGTAACTGATTTAACTAAATGTTGTTTTTTTCTAGACTTTTAAATTACTTACCACATTTAGTTATTCATGTTTGTTAATGAACAGGATGTTGAAAAAGAAATGCCTGATGAAAATTTAAATGTTCATGACAACATCAATGAAAAAGAAGATGCAGTGATTGAAGAAGATGTAGAGTATGTTTCATATGATGCTGTCCAGATGGTGATGAACGAAGACGAAGAAGAAAATGTGGATAAAGAAGAAGATTTTGTGGTTCAAGAAATAAAAGATGGAGTGTCTAAAAAGGTTAATGAGGCAGAAAAAATTGCAGAGTTTTCTGACGATATTGATGAAGAAATATTGATGGAAGAAGTTAATACAGATCAAAATCCACTGATTAGACATATTGATGCAGAGCTAACAAATTTCAGAATGAAACCCAGTCCTCCACCAAGAAGAAGGAAGTCTGAAAGAATCTTATTACAGAAGCTTTCAAAAAATATTTTCGTCAAAGATGGCACAGGTATGAGTGAGAACAATCCAATAAAATTGTAATTTGTGATGAATATTATTGATGCTAATATAACTATGTTTGTAAATGTATATTTGTGATTCTACTTTATATTGGAGCTAATGAATATTTGTGATGCTCCTTTTGTATGAAGTTTTGATCTGCTAATATAACTGTCTTTGTTTATGGTAATTTGCCAATGCAACTGTACTTAGGGTTATGATTAGGGTAAAGATTGTACTTTGGGTTATGATTGCCACTGAAGGTGGTTATAAGGTCAacattgcttatcatattggttaTTGGGTCTGATATGACATGTATACTAGCTCATGGGTTTTTTCTAAATTGGTTTCTGAATTAGGCATATATATATTAGAATAGGTTTATATGTTTGGTTTTCTTTTGGTTGCCATATTGTGCAGCAGGTAAATAATCAGGTTATCCAGGTTTTGTTATCCAGGTTTTGAGTTGTTATTACTTCACCAAACATAGCGTTGAGTTGTTATCCAGGTTTTATTTAAGCTGACCCGGTTGGTTCTGCTACTACTATCAGGTTGTGTTTGCCTATTGTTACTATATAgtataactttctttcattgcataataAGGGTTTATATGTTATAGGTTACATATAGTGTGTTTATATGTTGTTAATAAAGTTTATATGTTGTTAATATAGTGTTGTATGATGTTTAGAATCGTGTTGTGTAATCTGGCATGTTAAAACAGTTAGATGGTTGTGTGTTGTTTGTTTGTCCAGTTCTGCTCCAGGTCTGCACTACATGTCTACAATCGGGTTGGGTAATCGTGTGAATCATGGTGTGTTATATAGTCAAATTCTAGTGCTATAGATCCAATGAAACATGTGTTATAAAACTGATTTATAAGCCTGATTAAAACATGTGTGAATCATGTGATATATTTGTACAAACTTTCAGAACAAAcgcccaagtgtataaagtaaaagcaATATTCAATTACCTCTGATGATTTTGAAGTCTCCATTATCTTTGAATCCTGCGATGAAGCTAAACAAGCAAACAAGAGCAAGCCGAAAAAAAACTAAAAAACGTGTGTTTTTATATTTATGAAaagattttttatattttatattatttataacttcaatataaatcttatttatttaaggtatataaaattttataatattatgtaacaccccagcttaacatgaccacaatattgtccgctttgcccgcaggcgcacggctttttcttggcgaccacacacgagaagtactttcccaggaggtcacccatcctgatagtgctctcgcccgagcacgcttaaccacaacgtactcgcatttctactcagcctgtgatcccaaaacgcgttgtgtcatataagcgtgggtattaccttataatctcatgatcactcatgttcgtgagcgatgtgggatttgcctagggtgttacattcaccccccctttctgtaacaccccagcttaatatgaccacaatattgtccgctttgcccgcaggcgcacggctttttcttggcgaccacacacgagaagcactttcccaggaggtcacccatcctggtagtgctctcgctcgagcacgcttaactgcagcgtactcacacatctgctctgcatgtggtcccaaaacgcgttgtgtcatttaagcgtgggtattaccttataatcccatgatcactcatgtccgtaggcgatgtgggatttgcctagggtgttacattcacccccccccccccttagggactcatcgtcctcgatgaggtttgccccaccacccccaacggcacatgagtggctctgataccattctgtattgtggtcatgttaagctggggtgttacatattataattatattatatatacttatcaaaatccattcctagttatcAAATTATTTCCTAACTCTTCTGTAACTAACTTCCTATTAATTAGACGTGCTTGTTTATTAACCCGTTCAATATGGAACCCTAAATAACCCGTTACATTGTTTGTTTAATTAGACGTGTTTGGTAATTTAGGTAGACTAATTAACAGAACTTTAAGGGTTAGGTTGATTAAACGGAGATCATTAACATATATATCACGTTAACTTATTTAGACGTGTCACAGT includes these proteins:
- the LOC139853633 gene encoding uncharacterized protein encodes the protein MVRMLLGREEMDRNTWMYEIGRATSEFMDSVDEFITVAETDQLEKGNTAISCPCKKCKNARWYADSTDIKSHLIAYRFMRGYTCWSFHGESLADLNPSVSDNDTDNEDDSYNSDNNVNFDDMFDDLDMKDNVADKYHDRLQQLFVDAEKPLYTGCMNFSKLSAVIQLVNLKSNNGWSDTSFTSLLELLNKMLPEGNELWVSTYQAKKLMCPMGLEIQRIHACPNDCMLYRNEDKDLHQCKENGPPAKLLWYLPIIPRLKRLFANEKDAKLLRWHAEDRKNDGKMRHVADSLQWKNFDKDFEEFGDEIRNIRFGLSSNGINPFGDLSSRHSTWPVLLCIYNLPPWLCMKRKYIMMSLLIQGPKQPGNDIDVYLQPLVDEMIELWSTGIHVYDAYKKEYFQLRAMLFCTINDFPAYGNLSGYSTKGKKACPICEENTHSIWLTNCKKPAFMGHRRELAENHPYRKKADLFDGTIEDRKLPAPLDGETTLSKVANIKVVLGKKGFGPPKGLLLNISGKTKDGIKVRRDMELMNIRPELQPNDIDGRSTKFLSPACYTMSKVEKTKFCQCLHGIKVPSGYSANIRKLVSMKDLKLLGMKSHDCHVLMTQMIPIAIRGILPNRIRHTITKLCLFFNMIHSKVIDPDVLDEYQRDIILTLCELEMYFPPSFFDVMVHLVSHIVGEIKACGPVFLRYMYPFKRYMGILKGYVRNLNRPEGSIVEGYASEEVIEFCTNYMDGFKSVGIPQSRHEGRLAGQGTLG